Within the Enterobacter roggenkampii genome, the region TTTACCACCGCCCTGACGCGCGCCGCAGCGAGCATGCCACGGCGGAGGCGCTGGATATTGCCGCTTTTCGTCTGGCGAACGGCGACCGCGTCACGGTGCTGAACGGCTGGAAGGCGGCCACGACGCAGCCCTGGCTGAAGGCGATGCTGGCGGCAAGCTGCGGGTACTACGGGAACGGTCTGGGGCCAGAGTACAACGCGGCGCATGCCAACCATTTTCATCTCGGAATGCGCGGTTTTGGCCTGTGCCGGTGAAGCATAATATTCCGCCAGAAAATGGATGAATTGTGACTTATTTCACAAATATGATGACTGGGAAGATAAAACACCAAAGTCGGTCAGGCCGCATCTCTGGTGCGACGTTAACACGCGTAACTTGCTAATCTGACGGCGAATTCGCCTAAAAATGAAGACTATTCTGTATGGAATCCTGGAAAGTTAATCTCATCTCGGTCTGGTTCGGTTGCTTCTTCACCGGGCTGGCCATCAGCCAGATTTTGCCGTTCCTGCCGCTGTACGTCTCGCAGCTGGGGGTCACCTCGCACGAAGCGCTCTCCATGTGGTCCGGCCTGACGTTCAGCGTCACCTTTCTGGTTTCCGCGATTGTGTCACCCATGTGGGGCAGCCTGGCCGATCGAAAAGGCAGAAAACTGATGCTGCTGCGCGCCTCGCTCGGGATGGCAATAGCCATTCTGCTGCAGGCCTTCGCCACCAACGTCTGGCAGCTGTTCTTTCTGCGGGCGGTGATGGGGCTGACGTCCGGGTATATTCCAAACGCCATGGCGCTGGTCGCCTCTCAGGTGCCGCGCGAGCGGAGCGGCTGGGCGCTGAGCACGCTCTCCACGGCGCAGATCAGCGGCGTCATCGGTGGCCCGCTGCTGGGGGGCTTTCTGGCGGACCACGTCGGACTGCGCGCGGTATTTATCATCACTGCGGTTCTGCTGGTGGTCAGTTTTCTGGTCACGCTCTTTCTGATTAAAGAGGGAGGCCGCCCGGTTATCAGTAAATCTGAACGCCTGAGCGGCAAGGCCGTTTTCGCCTCGCTGCCTTATCCGGGGCTGATGATCAGCCTGTTTGTCACCACCATGGTGATCCAGCTCTGTAACGGTTCGGTGGGGCCGATACTGGCGCTGTTTATCAAGTCAATGGAGCCGGAGAGCACGAACATCGCTTTTTTAAGCGGCATGATTGCCGCCGTGCCGGGCGTATCCGCCCTGATTTCCGCGCCGCGTCTCGGAAAACTGGGTGACAGGATCGGTACGGCGCGCATCCTGATGGCGACGCTGATCTTTGCGGTGGTGCTCTTCTTTGCGATGTCGTTCGTCACCTCTCCGCTTCAGCTTGGCGTACTGCGATTTCTGCTCGGCTTTGCCGATGGTGCCATGTTGCCTGCGGTACAGACCCTGCTGGTCAAATATTCCAGCGACCAGGTGACGGGGCGTATTTTTGGATATAACCAGTCATTTATGTATCTGGGGAATGTTGCCGGTCCGCTTATTGGCGCCTCCGTTTCCGCGATGGCCGGTTTTCGTTGGGTATTTGCGGCGACGGCGATTGTCGTTTTAATCAATATTATCCAGCTGGCTATTGCGCTGCGACGCCGCAGACAAATGGCGGAGGCGAAATCGGCGAGATAACGCTTTCTCAGATGTATTATATATTCTTATGGTAGCCGCATTTTTATATAACAAAATGCGGCGTCTTTTTATAGAAAAACGTTTCGCTCACGGCGAGATCTCTTTATTTCCGTTTCTGTATCACTTTTGCATACCATAATTAATTTCTTCTCTTTGCATTATGGATTCAGAGTGATAACGTCAGATAAAACTGAAAAGGAACTGGCACGATGAAAAACCTCATTGCTGAATTGCTGGTCAAGCTGGCACAAAAGGAAGAAGAGTCAAAAGAGCTGGTGGCCCAGGTCGAAGCGCTTGAAATTGTGGTCACCGCGCTGCTGCGACAAATGGCGAAAACCGATCAGCAGGCGTTGATTGAGAGCGTGGAAGGCGCGCTGGAGAGCGTCAGGCCTGAATCGCAGGTACCGGTTGAAGATGCTGAGATGCTCCACCAGTACGTAAAGAAGCTGTTAAGGCATCCTCGCAGCTAAACCGTCACAGGACGTAACGACGTGTCATAGAATTGTCATGCAGGATGCCTATAGTCGCTCTGTTTTTATTTTTATGTATTTTTACATGGAGAAAATAAATTGAAACAGAGCGCACTTTTCATCGCATTACTTCCTCTGTTAATTACCCCTGCCATTTATGCTGACACGACGCAAACCAGCGTCCTGGATAATCGTGCGGCAAAAGGGGATATCACCCAGCCCGGCGGCGCGCGCCGATTGTCGGAAGATCAAACCGCCGCCATTCGCGCTTCGCTTAATGAAAAACCGGCGAAAAATATTATTCTGCTGATTGGCGATGGAATGGGTGATTCCGAAATCACGGCGGCGCGAAATTATGCCGAGGGGGCGGGCGGCTTTTTTAAAGGTATCGACGCATTACCGCTGACCGGACAATATACCCACTACGCGCTGGATAAAAAAACCGGTAAACCGGATTACGTAACGGACTCTGCGGCCTCGGCCACGGCGTGGTCCACCGGCGTGAAAACCTATAATGGCGCGCTGGGCGTGGATATTCACGAAAAAGATCGTCAAACCCTTCTGGAGATGGCAAAAGCGGCGGGCCTGGCGACCGGGAACGTCTCCACCGCTGAACTTCAGGATGCGACGCCTGCGGCGCTGGTGGCACACGTGACCTCGCGTAAATGCTACGGCCCGTCAGTGACCAGCGAAAAATGCCCAACGAACGCGCTGGAAAAAGGTGGCAAAGGCTCGATTACGGAACAGCTGCTGAATGCGCGTCCTGACGTGACGCTGGGCGGCGGCGCGAAAACCTTCGCGGAAACCGCGACGGCGGGCGAGTGGCAGGGCAAAACGCTGCGCGAGCAGGCGCAGGCGCGCGGCTATCAGCTGGTGAGTGACGCAAATTCGCTGGCGGCGATAACCGAGGCGAACCAGGACAAACCGCTGCTGGGGCTGTTCTCTGACGGCAACATGCCCGTGCGCTGGGAAGGTCCAAAAGCCTCATATCACGGCAATATCGATAACCCAGCAGTGACCTGTACGCCTAACCCTAAACGCACGGACAGCCTACCGACGCTGGCGGCGATGACCGATAAAGCGATCGATCTGCTGAGCAAGAGCGAAAAAGGGTTCTTCCTGCAGGTTGAGGGGGCGTCGATCGATAAGCAGGATCATGCGGCAAATCCGTGCGGTCAGATTGGCGAAACCGTCGATCTGGACGAAGCGGTGCAGAAGGCGCTCGCGTTCGCGAAAAAAGACGGTAACACCCTGGTGATCGTCACTGCGGATCACGCGCACGCCAGCCAGATCGTTCCGCCAGATACCAAAGCCCCTGGCCTGACGCAGGCGCTCAACACCAAAGATGGCGCCGTCATGGTGATGAGCTACGGCAACTCTGAAGAAGAGTCCATGGAGCACACCGGCACCCAGCTGCGCATTGCCGCCTACGGCCCGCACGCGGCCAATGTGGTAGGCCTGACCGATCAAACGGATCTGTTCTACACCATGAAGGCGGCGCTGGGTCTGAAATGATAAATTCCCGGCGGAAATCACATCTGCCGGGTGGTTTTTTTCCTGTCACGAACCAGACTTACAGGGAATGTTCACAAAAGGATGGTGCAATGAAAACAACATTACTGGTTACTCTGCTCTCCGGCCTGTTCCTGGTCGCATCGGCGAACGCGGAAGAGAAAACGTTAACGCCGCAGCAGCAGCGTATGACCACCTGTAATCAACAGGCGACGTCTCAGAGTCTGAAGGGCGATGCCCGCAAGACCTACATGAGCGACTGCCTCAAAAACGGCGCTTCAAAGCCAGCTGAAAAAAGCCTGACGCCTCAGCAGCAAAAGATGCGCGAGTGTAATGCCAAGGCAACCGAGCAGTCCCTGAAAGGGGATGACCGCAGCAAGTTCATGAGTGCCTGCCTGAAGAAAAAAGTGTAGTTCGAACGGGTGAGCGGCTCCGGCGGCTCACCCGAAATTTCATACTTTCCCCGCAGACCCCCTCTCTATAATTTGGGAAAATGTTTCAGAATATTCCCAAAAATGATGAATGATGAAACGTATTACAACACAAAGCGCATTCGGGAAGAGTGGAATTTAACCCTTTCTCAGGATGACCCACACCGCGCCGGCATTCAGTTTGCCCGGCGCGTTCGGCTGGCGCGCGCCGTGGGGCTGGCGGCGATGTTTTTCCCGGTTGCGGGGATGCTGGTCACCCATTTTTTATCCGGCGGCTGGTGGCTTTTACTGGTCGGGTGGGCGTTCGTCTGGCCCCATTTCGCCTGGCAGTTATCCTGCCGGGCCGCGTCACCTCATCAGCAGGAAGAGTTCAATCTTAAGATCGATGCCATTATTGCCGGGCTCTGGATCGGCGTGATGGGGATGAGCGCGTTACCCTCGGCAGCGCTGGTGATGATGGTCGGAATGAATATGATGGGCTCCGGGGGCTGTCGTCTGTTTATCCCGGGGATCCTGCTGACTCTGCTCTCCGCGCTGGTGACGCTGCCGATTGTTGGGCGCGTGGCCGTCTTCAACCCCGACCTCGTGGAGTGGAGCTTAACGCTTCCCGTACTGGTGCTTTATCCCATGCTGTTTGCCTGGCTCAGCCACCGCACCGCCGTCAGGCTTGCGGAACATAAACAGCGGCTGGAAATGATGAGCACCCGCGACGGCATGACCGGGGTCTATAATCGCCGACACTGGGAAATGCTGCTGCGAAATGAATTTGAGCATTGCCGCCGCGATCGCTGCACCGCCACGATTTTACTGATTGATATCGACCACTTTAAAAATATCAACGATACCTGGGGGCACGCCGTGGGGGATGAGGCGATCATTGCCATCACGCGCCAGCTTCAGATGTCGGTACGGTCAGGTGATGCTATCGGCCGGTTTGGCGGGGATGAGTTTGCGGTTATTATGTCGCAGACCGCAGCGGAAAGCGCCATCGCCGTCATGTCCCGGGTGCATGAGCGGCTGGAAACGCTGTCGCTACCGTGCGCGCCAAAAGAGGCGCTGCGCATCAGCGTGGGCGTTGCCCCCTGGGGGCCGCAGTTTGCACATTATCGGGAATGGCTAAAGGCGGCTGACGTGGCGCTGTACAGGGCGAAAAATGCCGGGCGCAGCCGCACCGAAGTGGCCGCCTGACGCCCGACTGAAACGATCAGGATTTACTCAGCTTCTCTGATTTTTCCATGCATTTTGCCATTGCTTCAATGACGGCCGAGCGGAATCCGCGCTCCTCCAGCACCCGCACCGCTTCGATGGTGGTACCGCCCGGGGAGCAAACCATATCTTTCAGTTCACCCGGGTGTTTGCCGGTTTCCAGCACCATTTTGGCGGAGCCCATGACGGCCTGCGCGGCGAACTTATACGCCTGGGCGCGCGGCATTCCGCCAAGCACGGCGGCATCGGCCATCGCTTCCAGGAACATGAAGACATACGCAGGCGCAGAACCACTCACGCCCACCACCGGATGGATCATCGATTCGGCAATCACTTCCGCTTCGCCGAAGCAGCGGAAAATGTTCAGCACATCGGCTACGTCTTCCGGGGTCACCAGCGCGTTAGGCGTGACGGAGGTCATGCCGGCGTTAACCAGCGAGGGGGTATTGGGCATTGCGCGAACAATTTTGCGGTCATGGCCCAGCGCGCGCGCCAGCTGGTCAAGCGTCACGCCCGCGGCAATCGACACCACCAGCGTCTCTTTATTCAGGCTGGAGGTGATGTCGCTCAGCACTTTGATCATGATGTTCGGCTTGACGGCGCCAAAGACGATATCGGCGACCTGGGCCACTTCCTGCGCGCTTTCGGCGGCGTTAATCCCGTATTGATCGCGCAGCGCGGCGACCTTGTCCGGTGACGGGGTATAGACCCAAATCTGACCCGGCAGCACCTGCCCGCTGGCGATCAGGCCGCCCAGAATGGCTTTGCCCATGTTACCGCAGCCGATAAACCCGATTTTCTTGTCCATCACGATCCTCCGTCATTATGCGTTGTTTTCTCTGATTGATAGCTTAACAACGAAATGCAGGCGACAATAGTCGGCAGAGTCATTATGGGGAGACAATATGGCGATTTGGGTTGATGCGGACGCGTGTCCGAACGTGATTAAAGAGATTTTATTTCGCGCCGCCGAGCGCGTTCAGATGCCGCTGACGCTGGTGGCGAACCAGAACATTCGCGTGCCGCCTTCGCGCTTCATTCGTTCTTTGCGCGTGCCTGCCGGATTCGACGTGGCAGACAACGAAATTGTCCGCCTGTGCAGCGCGGAAGATCTGGTGATCACGGCGGACATTCCGCTGGCGGCCGACGTGCTGGAGAAAGGGGCGGCGGCGCTCAATCCGCGCGGAGAGCGATACTCGCCGTCGACCATCCGCGAGAAGCTTACGATGCGCGATTTTATGGATACCATGCGGGCCAGCGGCGTGCAGACCGGTGGGCCGGACAGCCTGTCACAGCGAGATCGCCAGCAGTTTGCTGCCGAGCTGGATAAATGGCTGCTGGAAGTGAAGCGCCGTACAGCGAAATGATAATTATTGTCAATGTGTGGTACAGTGTGGCCTCCACAGGGTTGTCATCCCGTACCGCTTTGCAGTAAAGTAATCGCAACATCTTCTGCAATTATTTCTTTACACTCTTCAGCCTTCCGGCATCAAGGGGAACACCTGGCTATGACCCAACCCATCTTTTTAGTTGGCCCCCGCGGCTGTGGGAAAACCACCGTTGGCCTGGAGCTGGCACGCGTGTGTCATCGCCAGTTTGTGGATACCGACCACTGGCTGCAAACCGAGGCCGGAAAAACCATCGCCGACATTGTTGAGCAGGAAGGCTGGGAGAGCTTTCGCGCACGCGAAACGGCCGCGCTGAAAGCGGTCACGACCCCGTCCGCGGTGATCGCCACCGGCGGTGGCATTGTTCTGGCGGAGTGTAATCGTCACTTTATGCGCGAAAAGGGGATTGTGATTT harbors:
- a CDS encoding YaiI/YqxD family protein, encoding MAIWVDADACPNVIKEILFRAAERVQMPLTLVANQNIRVPPSRFIRSLRVPAGFDVADNEIVRLCSAEDLVITADIPLAADVLEKGAAALNPRGERYSPSTIREKLTMRDFMDTMRASGVQTGGPDSLSQRDRQQFAAELDKWLLEVKRRTAK
- the iraP gene encoding anti-adapter protein IraP, which translates into the protein MKNLIAELLVKLAQKEEESKELVAQVEALEIVVTALLRQMAKTDQQALIESVEGALESVRPESQVPVEDAEMLHQYVKKLLRHPRS
- a CDS encoding multidrug efflux MFS transporter, encoding MESWKVNLISVWFGCFFTGLAISQILPFLPLYVSQLGVTSHEALSMWSGLTFSVTFLVSAIVSPMWGSLADRKGRKLMLLRASLGMAIAILLQAFATNVWQLFFLRAVMGLTSGYIPNAMALVASQVPRERSGWALSTLSTAQISGVIGGPLLGGFLADHVGLRAVFIITAVLLVVSFLVTLFLIKEGGRPVISKSERLSGKAVFASLPYPGLMISLFVTTMVIQLCNGSVGPILALFIKSMEPESTNIAFLSGMIAAVPGVSALISAPRLGKLGDRIGTARILMATLIFAVVLFFAMSFVTSPLQLGVLRFLLGFADGAMLPAVQTLLVKYSSDQVTGRIFGYNQSFMYLGNVAGPLIGASVSAMAGFRWVFAATAIVVLINIIQLAIALRRRRQMAEAKSAR
- the psiF gene encoding phosphate starvation-inducible protein PsiF — its product is MKTTLLVTLLSGLFLVASANAEEKTLTPQQQRMTTCNQQATSQSLKGDARKTYMSDCLKNGASKPAEKSLTPQQQKMRECNAKATEQSLKGDDRSKFMSACLKKKV
- the aroL gene encoding shikimate kinase AroL, which produces MTQPIFLVGPRGCGKTTVGLELARVCHRQFVDTDHWLQTEAGKTIADIVEQEGWESFRARETAALKAVTTPSAVIATGGGIVLAECNRHFMREKGIVIYLSAPVSALVGRLEAFPEEGQRPALTSRPLNEEVSEVLAERDALYREAAHHVVDASASPEDVVIQIITALRLACAS
- the proC gene encoding pyrroline-5-carboxylate reductase; this translates as MDKKIGFIGCGNMGKAILGGLIASGQVLPGQIWVYTPSPDKVAALRDQYGINAAESAQEVAQVADIVFGAVKPNIMIKVLSDITSSLNKETLVVSIAAGVTLDQLARALGHDRKIVRAMPNTPSLVNAGMTSVTPNALVTPEDVADVLNIFRCFGEAEVIAESMIHPVVGVSGSAPAYVFMFLEAMADAAVLGGMPRAQAYKFAAQAVMGSAKMVLETGKHPGELKDMVCSPGGTTIEAVRVLEERGFRSAVIEAMAKCMEKSEKLSKS
- the adrA gene encoding diguanylate cyclase AdrA produces the protein MMNDETYYNTKRIREEWNLTLSQDDPHRAGIQFARRVRLARAVGLAAMFFPVAGMLVTHFLSGGWWLLLVGWAFVWPHFAWQLSCRAASPHQQEEFNLKIDAIIAGLWIGVMGMSALPSAALVMMVGMNMMGSGGCRLFIPGILLTLLSALVTLPIVGRVAVFNPDLVEWSLTLPVLVLYPMLFAWLSHRTAVRLAEHKQRLEMMSTRDGMTGVYNRRHWEMLLRNEFEHCRRDRCTATILLIDIDHFKNINDTWGHAVGDEAIIAITRQLQMSVRSGDAIGRFGGDEFAVIMSQTAAESAIAVMSRVHERLETLSLPCAPKEALRISVGVAPWGPQFAHYREWLKAADVALYRAKNAGRSRTEVAA
- the phoA gene encoding alkaline phosphatase, producing the protein MKQSALFIALLPLLITPAIYADTTQTSVLDNRAAKGDITQPGGARRLSEDQTAAIRASLNEKPAKNIILLIGDGMGDSEITAARNYAEGAGGFFKGIDALPLTGQYTHYALDKKTGKPDYVTDSAASATAWSTGVKTYNGALGVDIHEKDRQTLLEMAKAAGLATGNVSTAELQDATPAALVAHVTSRKCYGPSVTSEKCPTNALEKGGKGSITEQLLNARPDVTLGGGAKTFAETATAGEWQGKTLREQAQARGYQLVSDANSLAAITEANQDKPLLGLFSDGNMPVRWEGPKASYHGNIDNPAVTCTPNPKRTDSLPTLAAMTDKAIDLLSKSEKGFFLQVEGASIDKQDHAANPCGQIGETVDLDEAVQKALAFAKKDGNTLVIVTADHAHASQIVPPDTKAPGLTQALNTKDGAVMVMSYGNSEEESMEHTGTQLRIAAYGPHAANVVGLTDQTDLFYTMKAALGLK